From Polaribacter haliotis:
TCTGTTGCCACTAAAATATCTATGTGTCCTTCTCTAAATTGTCCCATAATTCTATCTCGAATTCCTTGGGTTAAACTTCCATGAATTGCTCCTGATGAAAATTTATTAATAGCTAAATTCTTTGCTAATTTATTAACTGCAGCTTTTGTTTTACAGAAAATAATTCCTCTTTGGCCTTCTTTAGAATTTAAGAAATGTAATAAAACTTCTAATTTTTCAATGGGTTCTACAACTACATATTGATGGTCAATTCCTTGATGACCAACAGTTTTCATATCAGCTTCAATGGTAACCACTTCTTTAGACATGTAGTTATTTACCAATTGTCTAATAGCACCAGGCATTGTTGCTGTAAATAAGAAAGTTCTTCTTTTTTTCGGAATTTCAGCAATAATGGCATCCAAACCTTCTTTTAAAGCACTTACCATTTCATCTGCTTCATCTAAAATAAAGTAAGAAATATTTTTTATGTTGATGGCTTCACGTTTTACCAAATCTGCCAAACGTCCTGGAGTTGCCACTACAATATGTGTTTTCTCTTTTAAGCGATCTATTTGTGGTTTGATAGGAATTCCTCCACAAACAACAGCAATAGAAATATCTGGACTGTGTTTTGCAAAAGATTCTAAATTACTATGAATTTGTTGCCCCAATTCTCTTGTTGGCGCTAAAATAATCGCCTGAATATCTTCTTTTTTTGTGTCAATTAATTGCAATAAAGGCAAGCCAAAAGAAGCAGTTTTACCTGTTCCAGTTTTTGCCATTGCAACTACATCTTCATGCTGATTTAAGATTACAGGAATTACTTTCTGCTGAATATCTGTAGGCACAGAAATCTGTAAATCTGTTAAACTTTGTTGTAATTGTTGATGGATTCCTAAATCGGAAAAATGTTTTGACATGTAAAATTATTTTGTGCAAAGATAACTACACTTTTTGTTGATATGGTTTTTTCTTTACTGCATTTTTAATTCAAAAAAAAGCATAAAAAAAGCTCATCAAAATTGATGAGCTTTCTTTTAAACTTGAAAGTATATGTTATTAGATAACTTTTACGTTTACTGCGTTTAAACCTTTGTTACCTTCTTGTAAATCAAATTCTACTTTATCTCCTTCACGAATCTCGTCTACTAAACCAGAAATGTGTACGAAATGATCTTTTTCAACTCCTTCTTCAGTGATAAATCCAAAACCTTTAGTTTCGTTGAAAAATTTTACTGTACCTGTATTCATAATATTGTTATTAATTTATTAAGTTGCAAAGATGCCACCATATTTTAGACTTACAATTTATTAATTCATTTATTTTCAAATTATTACGTGATTCTCAGTGGTTTTTAGGTATTAACCTTTAAATCAACTTAATATCAAGAAAAAAACTATTGAATCCATATTTTTAATCGTAAAAAAACCTTCCAAATTGGAAGGTTTTTCGCTTTATAACTCGAAAACTTGTTTAATAAGCCTTCATTTTATCTTTTTTCTTTCTTAATTGTACGTCTAATTCACGAATTGCTTCACTAACAGACGACTCAAAATTATCGTTACTTGATTCTGCAAATAATCTTGGTCCAGGTAAACTTACTCTAATTCCGCAAATTTTTCCTGTTTCTTCTGAAGATGTATTTTCTTGTTTAAAAAACACATCTGCTCTTATTAGAAAATCATATTTCTTATACATATG
This genomic window contains:
- a CDS encoding DEAD/DEAH box helicase gives rise to the protein MSKHFSDLGIHQQLQQSLTDLQISVPTDIQQKVIPVILNQHEDVVAMAKTGTGKTASFGLPLLQLIDTKKEDIQAIILAPTRELGQQIHSNLESFAKHSPDISIAVVCGGIPIKPQIDRLKEKTHIVVATPGRLADLVKREAINIKNISYFILDEADEMVSALKEGLDAIIAEIPKKRRTFLFTATMPGAIRQLVNNYMSKEVVTIEADMKTVGHQGIDHQYVVVEPIEKLEVLLHFLNSKEGQRGIIFCKTKAAVNKLAKNLAINKFSSGAIHGSLTQGIRDRIMGQFREGHIDILVATDLAARGIDVKEISYVVNYHLPDTYDAYVHRSGRTARAGAKGLSLTILQQEEVVDIADFEKELGISFSRYEKADAQSIEENNGLLWAKKIFKTKPNKTISEDFKSQIKTIFHHLTKEELVDKILANYLAQTASNTPKTEEVKKKKKR
- the hpf gene encoding ribosome hibernation-promoting factor, HPF/YfiA family → MDIKFEYHDITASERLEAFTTEKLNHMYKKYDFLIRADVFFKQENTSSEETGKICGIRVSLPGPRLFAESSNDNFESSVSEAIRELDVQLRKKKDKMKAY
- a CDS encoding cold-shock protein; this encodes MNTGTVKFFNETKGFGFITEEGVEKDHFVHISGLVDEIREGDKVEFDLQEGNKGLNAVNVKVI